In Streptomyces rapamycinicus NRRL 5491, the genomic stretch TCGACGGTCGGGGTCATCCGGGGCGACGAGCTGGCCGACGCGCCGCGCAACTGGTCGCTGGCGCGGGCCGAGGCACACGGCATGGAGCTGGTCTTCGTCACCCGCTCCGCCTACCGCGAGACGCTGCGCGGCCTGGGCGCGGACGGCCCCGGGCCCCTGCGGGCGCTGGAGGAGCGGTGGGGGCGTGCCTACGTGCTGCCGGAGGGCGGTACGAACGTCCTGGCGGCGCGCGGGGCGGCGGAGCTCGTCGCGGAGCTGCCCGGCCCGGGGCCGGGCGATGTGGTGTGCTGCGCGGTGGGCACCGGCGGCACGCTGGCCGGGATCGCGGCCGGACTCCCGGCTGGTGCGCGGGCGGTGGGGTTCGCCGTCCTGAAGGGGGCGGAGGGCTACCTGGACCGCGAGGTGGCCGCGCTGCACGAGCGGGGGTGGGGGCGGGCCTTCGGCAATTGGCGGATCGAGCACGGCTACCACGGCGGCGGCTACGGACGGGTCCCGGCGGAGCTGGCGGCGTTCGCGGCGGAGTTCGAGGCGCGGCACGGGGTCCGGCTGGAGCGGCGGTACGTGGCGAAGCTGCTGTGGGGTGTGTACGGGCTGGTGGGGCGGGGCGAACTGGCTCCGGGCAGCCGGGTGACGGCAGTCATCACCGGCCCGCCGGATCCGGCGGGCCCGCCGGGTCCGGCGGAGCGGGTGGATCCGGCGGGCCCGCCGGGTCCGGCGGAGCGGGTGGATCCGGGCGTTCCCCGCTGACTCCGGGCGTTCCCCGCCGACTCCTCGCGTTCCCCGCCGACTCCTCGCGTTCCCCGCCGATTCCTCGCGTTCCCGGTCAACTCCGGCCGGAGCCGCGGCCGTCACAGCTCGGCGCGCAGCCCGTCGTGGGCGACCTCCCAGCCGCTCAGATCCTCGGCCAGCGCCGTCGGGGACAGATGGGTGAGCAGCAGCCGTCGGCAGGTGAAACGGTCACGGTGGCGCGCGAGCGTGTCGAGGTCGAGATGCCAGCGGATGGGGCGCGGACTGTAGCCCTCGCACAGGAACAACCCGACGCCGTCCGCCGCGTCGAGCAGGGCATCGGTCCACTCGGTGTCGCCCGAGTAGGCCATCGCTCCGCTCGGCCCTCCACCCGTAGCGCGTAGGCGGGAGCTCCGGAGGCGTGCCGCACCTCGAAGGGGGTGACCCGCAGGGGCCCCAGTTCCCTGGGGTGCCGGTCGGCGTGGACCAGGACGTGGACGTCGAAGCGCCGTCGCACCCCGCTCGAGCCGGGGAACAGCGCTTCCATCGCCCACGTCAGCCGGTCACCGGTCCCGGGCGGGCCGACCACGGTCAGATCACGGGTGCGGCGCCGGAACTGCCCGTCGAGGACGAGGAACGGCAGACCGCCGAAGTGGTCACCGTGCAGATGGGTGACCAGGGCCGTGTCGATGTCGTTGGGTTCGATCCCCTGCCGGCGCATCGCCGTCAGGCTGGTCGCGCCACAGTCCACCAGGACGTGGGGCGGGCCGGCCGGGTCGGGGGCCACCGCCAGGCAGGTCTGGAACCGCCCGCCGGAGCCGAACGCGTCACCGCTGCCCACGACCGTCACCCGCATCCGCGCATCGTCGCACGGCCGGGGCACCCGGGGCACGGGGTCGGCCGGAGGTGATCAGTCGGGGATGCGGAGGCGCATGACTCTCGTCGCCGCGTGGCGGACCGTGCCTTCCTGGCGGACCTCGACGGTCAGGTCCGGGGCGATGGGGCGGTAGGCGATCTCGGCGCCGACGCGGTCCAGGGCGGTGGGGAGTTCGGCGGGCGGGGGCTGGGGGTCGGGCAGGTCGCGCAGGGCCGTGCCGAGCTGGGCGCGGACGGCCGTGGAGAGCGGGGCGGAGATCAAGGGCGCGTCGTCGCCGGGGAGCACCAGCGCGAGGGCGCGCGGGCGGAGGCGGGGGCCGACGACGCCGACGACCACGGCGTCACGGGTCTCCGAGTGGCGCACCTTCCGCCAGTGGCGGCCCGGCCGGTAGGGCTGGTCCAGCTCCTTGATGACCAGGCCCTCGATACCGATCTCCAGGAGTGACGCGTACCAGGTGGCGGCGAGCTCCGGATCAGTCGTCATCGGCACGGCCTGGAGCGGTGGGCCGAGCGGTTCGAGGAGCGCCATCAGCCGGGCGCGGCGCTGTTCGTACGGAAGCGGCCGCAGATCCTCCGCGCCGATCGCGAGCAGGTCGAAGGCGGCGTAGGAGGCGGGCAGTTCCCGGGCGAGCCGCCCCGCCCGGGACTCGGACGCGGCGAAGGCGCGCTTCTGGACGGCGGCGAAGTCCGTACGGCCGCCCGCCCACACCACCACCTCGCCGTCGAGGACCGTGCCGGGCGGCAGCGGCCGCGCGGCGGCCGCCAGGTCGGGGAAGGCGCGGGTGATGATGCGGCCGGAGCGGGCCTGCATCCTTACGGTGTCCCCCAGCCGGAAGATCAGCAGCCGATGGCCGTCGAACTTGGGCTCGTACGCCAGTCGCCGGCCGGGCGGGGCGGTGGGCAGGATCGGGACGACACGGGCCAGCGCCACGTCCACGGGTGGCTGAAGGGGCGGCTCAGGGGAGGGCGAGGTCATCGGTCGGCCGCGCCTTCGCCGTCGCCCTGGCCACTGTCCTCGTCCTCGGCGTCCTCCTCGACGGCGGCCCCGGCGTCCTCCTCGACGGCGGCCCCGGCGTCCTCCTCGGCGGCGGCCTCGCCCGTCGGCAGCGGGCGCCCCTCCGCCGGGTCCAGCAACGGGGCCAGCAGATCCCCGTGGCGGTCGAGGCGCGCGGGGATGTCGTCGATCAGGAAGGTCAGCGCCGCGGGGTCGCCGCACGCCTCGACCTCCTCCCAGGTGACGGGCGCGGAGACGGCCGGTTCGGGGACGGCGCGGGGGGTGTACGGGGCGGCGGTGGTCTTCGCGGCGGCGTTCTGGCTGAAGTCCACGTACACCTTCCCGGGCCGCAGTGAGCGGGTCATCTTGCGGATGACCAGGTCCGGCATGGCGTTCGCGGCCTCCAGGGCCAGCCGTCTGGCGTAGGCGGTGGTCTGCCGGGAGGGGGTCGGCTCCACCGGCACCAGCAGATGCAGCCCCTTGGAGCCACTGGTCTTCGCGTACGCCGTAAGGCCGTCGTCGGCCAGCCGTTCGCGCAGCCATACGGCGACGACGCGGCAGTCCACGATCGTGGCGGGCGGCCCGGGGTCGAGGTCGAAGACGAGCCGGTCGGCGATGCCCACGCCCTGGTCGATCCGCCACATCGGGGTGTGGAGCTCCACCACGAGGTTGGCCGACCACATCAGCGAGGGCAGGTCCTGGATCACCACCTGCCGCGCGGTCTCCCCCTTATGGCGGGTGACCTCGGCCGTCATCACCCAGGAAGGCGTGCCCGGAGGCGGGTTCTTGGTGAAGAACTTCTGGCCGTCGGGGCCGTCCGGGTAGCGCAGGAACGCCAGCGGCCGCCCGCGCAGATGGCCGAGGAGCGCGTCCGCGGTGGACGCCAGGTAGTGCAGCAGCTCGCCCTTGGTGGTGCCGGTGGCCGGATGGATGACCTTGTCGAGGTTCCTGAGCGTGATCCGCCGCCCCTCCACCTCCGCGATCGGGGACATACGATAAGAATCTCACGAAAGGGATCAAGCATGCGATCTATCTGGAATGGGAACATTTCCTTTGGCCTGGTGAGCATTCCGATCAAGATCTATCCGGCCACCGAGGACCACTCGATCTCGTTCCGGCAGATCCACACCAGCGACAACGGCCGCATCCGCTACCGCAAGGTCTGCGAGCTCGAGGACAAACCGGTGGAGTCGAGCGAGATCGGGCGGGCGTACGAGGACGCGGACGGCGCACTGGTCCCGATCACCGAGGAGGATCTCGCGGCCCTTCCGCTGCCCACCACCCACACCCTGGAGATCGAGGCGTTCATCTCCGCCTCCGAGATCGATCCGCTCCAGATGGGCGACGCCTACTACCTGGGCACCAGCGGCGCCGCCGGGGCCAAGCCGTACACCCTGCTGCGCGAGGCGCTCAAGCGCAGCGAGAAGGTCGCCATCGCCAAATACGCCCACCGCGGCCGCGAGCGGCTGGGGATGCTCCGCGTCGTGGGCGACACGATCGCGCTGCACCGGCTGCTCTGGCCGGACGAGGTGCGCGAGCCCGCGGGGGTGGCCCCCAAGGAGAAGGTCACCGTGAAACCGGCTGAACTGGACCTCGCGGACACCCTGATGGAGACGCTCGGAGAGGTGGATCTGAACGATCTGCGCGACGAGTACCACGAGGCGCTTGAGGAACTGGTGGCGGCGAAGGTGTCCGGCGCCACGCCCACCGCCGAGCCCGGTGAGCGGCCCGCGGGCGCGCAGGTGGTCGACCTCATGGCGGCGCTGAAGGAGAGCGTCCGCAGCGCCAAGGAGGCCCGGGGCGAGGAGGCCGGGGAGGAGGCGGAGACCGCGGAGGGCGAAGCCGGGGAGGAGCCGGAGGCGACGGTCCACGAGCTGCGCGGCCGTAAGAAGGCACCGGCGAAGAAGGCCGCGGCGGCGAAGAAGGCGCCCGCGGCCGAGAAGAAGACGGCGGCGAAGAGAGGCGGGACGAAGACGGCGAAGGCCGCCAAGGCCGCGGAGGCCGCGGAGGCGGAGCCTGCGGGGAAGAAGCAGGCGGGCACGAAGAAGGCCGCGGCCAAGAAGACGGCGGCCAAGAAGGCCACCGCGAAGAAGCAGCCGGGCAAGCGCGGCACGCGGACCGCCTCCTGAGGCGGGCTTTCCCCTACCCGCCCCTTCCCGGACCATGGGTCTCCGCCCCCTGGACCCTGGACGCCCTTCGGGCGTGTCCTCAATCGCCGGACGGGCTGAGAATCAGCCCCTCCAGGGGGCACCTCCCAGCGGTAGCTGGGGGAGCTTGAGGAGCGGGGTCCGGGGCGGAGCCCCGGTTGTGGGAAGGGGCGGGTAGGGGAAAGCCTGCCGCAGGCGCGACCCGGTGCGTAACCGGGCCCCGGCGCGGCACGCGCCTCAGCGGAAGTCGGCCACGTGGTCCTCCACCCACTGGGCGAACGTCAGCCCGGGGCGCCCCGTAATGCGCTCCACCTCCGGCGAGACGGCCTGCGGCCGGTCCACCAACTCCGCGAAGACCCGCAGCAGCGAGTCCGCCATCTCCGGCGTGAGGAACCCGCCGACCATCCTCTCCCGCGCCGCCTCCGGCGGGATCTCCTCGTACCGCAGCGGCCGCCCGATGACCTCACCGATGACGCGCACCTGGTCGGCGAAGCTCAGCGACTCGGGTCCGGTCAGCTCCGGCGCCTGGCCGACCAGATCGTCGGCGAGCAGGGCACGGGCGCAGACCTCGCCCATGTCGGCCTCGTGGATGAGCGCCATCTGCGCCCCGGCGTACGGCCCGTACACCACGTCCCCCGCCTTGATCTGGTCCACCCACTGCAGCGCGTTCACGGCGAAGCCGCCCGGGCGGACGAACGTCCACTCCAGCCCCGTGGCCTCGACCTCGTCCTCCAGGGCGCGGTGGCGGACGCCGATCGGGTTCCGCTGCGGGTCGACATCGTCCAGGACGGAGGACGAGGAGAGCATCACGATCCGCCGCACCCCGCTCTCCTTGGCCCGCTCCAGGATCTTCTCGGCACCCACCTGCCAGACCACCGCGGGGTTGAGGAACAGCGCCGTGGCACCGTCCAGGGGCAACTCCTCGGTGCGGGCCGCCCGCACGCCCTCCGGCAGCCGGGCCGCCTCGGGGTCGCGGGTGAGCGCGAGCACCTCGGCGCCCGCGTCGGCCAGGTGCTTCACCACATGACTGCCGACGTTTCCGGTGGCTCCGGTCACCACGAACATGATCAATCTCCTTACTGTTCTGCGATCCCGCACATAACCGCAGCCAGGTTCATCCAAACGGATGAAGTTGTCAAACAGTTAGATGAGAGGATGGCGGGCACCCCGGCTAGCCTGTCCGGGCCGACCGCCTGTCCGGGCCGAAGAGGAGATGACGACGATGCACGGGATGTCCAAGAGGCCCCGCCGCGCCCCCACGCCCGAGGAGCGCAAGCAGTGCCCGGAGCGCTCCCGGCGGCTGCTGCTGGAGGCGGCCATGGACGAGTTCTCCGAGAAGGGGTTCGCGGGCGCGCGCGTCCAGGACATCGCGGACCGTGCCGGCCTCAACAAGCAGCTGATCACCTACTACTTCGGCGGCAAGGAGGGCCTCTACCGGGAGCTGGGCCGCGAATGGCTGCGGCGCGAGGCGACCTTCAACGACCCCGCGGTCCCCTTCGAGGAACTGGTCGTCCGCTACCTCCGGGAGGCGTTCGACGACCCCCGCGGCATCCGGCTGGCCAGCTGGCAGGCGCTGACCGGCGAGGTGGGGGACGAGCCGCGCGAGGACCTGTCCGACATGCGGCGCCGGCAGGCGGCGGGCGAGCTGGCGGACGACCTCGACCCGGCCGCCGTGCTGCTGATGTGCTACGCCATGGTCTCCGCACCGGCCACCATGCCGCACGCCGTCCGCCAGATCTTCGGCATCGAGCCGGACTCGCCGGAGTTCCGGGAGCGGTGGGAGGAGCAGTTGCGCCGCATCGTCCGCCACCTCGCCGCGTAACCGCACGCCCACGCCCTACGCGTAACCGCACGCCCACGCCCTGCGCCCCACGCCCTACCGTCGGCTCACTCGGTCACCCCGTCGATCTGGAACGTCTGCACCGACTTCTCGGCGAACGGAACGCTCAGCCGCTTCCCGTCCAGCGCCGTGTCCTGGCGCGCGGTGTACAGATCGCCGGTGCCCGAGGTCTGGGTGGACCAGCGCGGCACCAGCCCGCCCGGGCCCCCGGTGACCTGGCCGAAGCGGGACAGATCGAAGGTCAGCGGCTGCGCGGCGCCGGGGTTGACGGCGACGAGCACGAGCCGCCGCGCCCTCGGGTCGTACGCGGCGACCGCGTGGTCCGAGCCGGTCTCCAGGATCCGCATCCCGGGGCGGATGTGGCGGGTGAACTGCGCGAGCACGTAGTACTTGGTCTGCACGGCGCCGGGCTGGGCGGTGTCCGGGTCGTAGTGGATCAGCGCCCAGCCGGCGCTGGGATCCATCACCTGCCAGTAACACCACGCGGTGGGGTGCAGCCAGTGGAAGTCCAGGCAGAGGTTGGTGGCCAGGGTGAGGCCGGTGCCGTCCTTGTCGCCCGTCTCGGAGTTCCACAGCTTCTTGCCCGCCGCGCGCACGTCCAGGTACAGCAGATCGCGGCGGCCGCCCGAGCCCTGGTAGCCGTGCACGTTGACCTGGTCGACCAGGGCGCGGGTGGCGGTGTCGAACGAACTCCAGGTGGTGCGGGCCAGGTCGTAGCTGGTCTCGTCCGACGCCGAGATCCGGGTGCCGGTCAGGCCGCGCGCGTCGAGTTCCATGCGGAGGTGGCCGAGGACGGTCCGCTGGGCCGCCGCGTCGATGTGGCAGCCCTCCTGGGTGCCGTCCGCCTTCCACCACGCCGACGAGGGCTCGTTGAACGCCTCGACGGTGGCGAAGCGTACACCCCAGTGGTCCTGGGCGTAGCGGGCGGTGGTGGCGAGGTAGAGCGCGAACTGGCGGTAGTTCCAGGACTGGAGGTTGTTGCCGCCGTCCGCCGCGCCGGACGGGTTGTGATTGAGACACATCCACCACATGGGTGAGTTGGAGAACAGCTCGCTGACGGCGCCCCGCTGGACGGCCTTGGCCAGCGCCGCCCGCTGGACCGCGTCGGCGTTCCAGTGCCAGGCCGCGGAGGCCGGGTCCTCGCTGTTCCAGTCGTACCAGTAGCCCTCGATCTGCTTGAACCTGGGGATGTTGGGCGAGGCCACCATGGACTCGCCGGCCACGCTGGTCCACGCGCAGCCGCCGAGGTTGTAGCGGGCGATGTTCAGCCCGAGACCGGGCAGCGAGCGGCCGCCGTAGCCCACCGCCTTGGTGGTGAAGAAGAGATCGGCGAAGTCGTCCCGCTGCCCGAAGAGATTGGCCCACCAGGCGAGCGAGGTGCCCCAGCCCTCCCAGGCCCCGTGGTCGGTGCCGGGGTCGACCCCGATGGTCTCGTCGGCCCAGGCGGTGCCGGTCGTCAGGGCGGTCCCGAGCACGGTGGTGCCCGCCGCCGCCAGAAGCGTTCTGCGCCGCATCGTCAGTCCCCTCAGCCGCACCGGCCCCCGTCGCCTACGAAGAGTCGGGGCAGCGGCGGACGTTGTCGAGAGGCGTGACAGCGCTTTCTACGAGCCGACCGCGCTTCCCACGGGGCGGGCCGGGGGTCACACGGTGACGGGCCGCACGAAATTCGGTTGCCTCCGCCCGCCCCCGTGTCCAGGATGTCCGCGACCTCACGTCCACGAACATCTACGAGCAGGAGCAACCGATGCGCCGATTCCTCGGAACGACTCAGCGCCCCCACCGGACGACCGTTTTCGAGGACCACAGCATCCATGCCCAGCTCTCCACGGGTCTCACAGACCCTCAACATCGGTGTGCTCGCCCATGTCGACGCCGGTAAGACCAGCCTGACCGAGCGGCTGCTCTACGACGCCGGGGTGATCGACCGGCTCGGCAGCGTCGACACCGGGGACACCCAGACCGACACCGGCGAGATCGAGCGGCAGCGCGGTATCACCGTGCGGACCGCGGTCGCGTCCCTCACCGCCGGGGACACCCAGATCAACCTGATCGACACCCCCGGCCACTCCGACTTCATCGCCGAGGTCGAGCGCGCCCTCGGGGTGCTCGACGGCGCGGTGCTCGTGCTGTCCGCCGTCGAGGGCGTCCAGGCGCAGACCCGGGTGCTGATGAAGACCCTGCGGCGGCTGCGGCTCCCGGTACTGCTCTTCATCAACAAGATCGACCGTGCGGGCGCCCGCCACGAGGGGCTGCTCGCCGACATCCGGCGCGCCCTGGCCCCGCATCTCGTCCCGCTGACGTCGGTAAGGGCCCTGGGCACGCGGAACGCCCGCGTCCGGCCGCGTTCCCTGGACGATCCGGGGGTGCGCGCGGAGGCGGCCGAGGTACTGGCCGAGACCGATGACGCGATGCTCGCGCGGGTCGTGGACGGTCCGCTCCCCTCGGCCGGGGAGGTGGGGGCGGCGCTCGCGGCCCGTACGGCGGAGGGGGTGGTACATCCGGTCTTCTTCGGCTCGGCGCTCAGCGGCGAGGGCGTCGGGGCGCTGGTCGAGGGGGTGGCCCGGCTGGTGCCGCCCGCGCCGGACGGCACGGAGCCGTGCGGCACGGTCTTCGCCGTGGAGCGCGGCGGAACCGGCGGAAGCGGCGGAACCGGCGGAAGCGGCAAAGGCGGCGGAACCGGCGGAAGCGGCACGGGCGGTGACCGGAGTGGCGCCCGGGGCGGCCGTACGGCCTATCTGCGGCTGTACTCCGGCGAGGTGACGCTGCGGCAGCGGGTGACCCTGCACCGCCGCGAGCCCGGCGGCGCCCTGACCGAGCACACCGGGCAGATCACCGCGCTGGAGGTCATCGGAGACGCGGGGGCCGCGCGGGGGCCGCTGACCGCCGGGAACATCGCGCGGATCAAGGGGCTGCCCGGGGTCCGGGTCGGCGACCGGCTCGGGCCCGTCCACGACGTCCCGTCGGACCGGCGGCACTTCGCCGCGCCCAGCCTCCAGACCCTCGTCCGCGCCCGCGAGCCCGGCGCCGCCGCCGCGTCCCGGCTGCACACCGCGCTGCTGGACCTGGCCGATCAGGATCCGCTGATCCACGCGCGGGCGATGCCCGGCGGGGCCACGTCGGTGCTGCTGTACGGGGAGGTGCAGAAGGAGATCATCGCGGCCACGCTGGTCCAGGACTACGGCGTCGAGGCGGACTTCGAGCCGAGCCGTCCGGTGCTGGTCGAGCGCCCCTCGGGGGTGGGCGAGGCCGTCCGCGAGATCGCCCGGGCCGGCCACACCGGGCCCTGGGCGACCGTCGGGCTGCGCGTGGAGCCCGCCGAGCGCGGCGCCGGGGTGGTCTTCGGCTACGAGACCGAACTGGGCGCGCTGCCCCGGGCGTTCCACAACGCGATCGAGGAGACCGTGTACGGGACGCTCTTCCACGGGCCCCGCGGACGCTCGGTGACGGACTGCCGGGTCGTTCTCGTCCGCTCCGGGTTCATC encodes the following:
- a CDS encoding GTP-binding protein, coding for MPSSPRVSQTLNIGVLAHVDAGKTSLTERLLYDAGVIDRLGSVDTGDTQTDTGEIERQRGITVRTAVASLTAGDTQINLIDTPGHSDFIAEVERALGVLDGAVLVLSAVEGVQAQTRVLMKTLRRLRLPVLLFINKIDRAGARHEGLLADIRRALAPHLVPLTSVRALGTRNARVRPRSLDDPGVRAEAAEVLAETDDAMLARVVDGPLPSAGEVGAALAARTAEGVVHPVFFGSALSGEGVGALVEGVARLVPPAPDGTEPCGTVFAVERGGTGGSGGTGGSGKGGGTGGSGTGGDRSGARGGRTAYLRLYSGEVTLRQRVTLHRREPGGALTEHTGQITALEVIGDAGAARGPLTAGNIARIKGLPGVRVGDRLGPVHDVPSDRRHFAAPSLQTLVRAREPGAAAASRLHTALLDLADQDPLIHARAMPGGATSVLLYGEVQKEIIAATLVQDYGVEADFEPSRPVLVERPSGVGEAVREIARAGHTGPWATVGLRVEPAERGAGVVFGYETELGALPRAFHNAIEETVYGTLFHGPRGRSVTDCRVVLVRSGFIGPLSTAADFRDLTPVVLGEALERAGWRIYEPYHAFELELPAETLAAVAAHLAAAEADIGESADGATGWLLRGEIPARRVHGFERILPRLTHGEGVWWSRPCADRPLRAGAAGPGTGS
- the ligD gene encoding non-homologous end-joining DNA ligase is translated as MSPIAEVEGRRITLRNLDKVIHPATGTTKGELLHYLASTADALLGHLRGRPLAFLRYPDGPDGQKFFTKNPPPGTPSWVMTAEVTRHKGETARQVVIQDLPSLMWSANLVVELHTPMWRIDQGVGIADRLVFDLDPGPPATIVDCRVVAVWLRERLADDGLTAYAKTSGSKGLHLLVPVEPTPSRQTTAYARRLALEAANAMPDLVIRKMTRSLRPGKVYVDFSQNAAAKTTAAPYTPRAVPEPAVSAPVTWEEVEACGDPAALTFLIDDIPARLDRHGDLLAPLLDPAEGRPLPTGEAAAEEDAGAAVEEDAGAAVEEDAEDEDSGQGDGEGAADR
- a CDS encoding NAD(P)H-binding protein, translating into MFVVTGATGNVGSHVVKHLADAGAEVLALTRDPEAARLPEGVRAARTEELPLDGATALFLNPAVVWQVGAEKILERAKESGVRRIVMLSSSSVLDDVDPQRNPIGVRHRALEDEVEATGLEWTFVRPGGFAVNALQWVDQIKAGDVVYGPYAGAQMALIHEADMGEVCARALLADDLVGQAPELTGPESLSFADQVRVIGEVIGRPLRYEEIPPEAARERMVGGFLTPEMADSLLRVFAELVDRPQAVSPEVERITGRPGLTFAQWVEDHVADFR
- a CDS encoding 1-aminocyclopropane-1-carboxylate deaminase/D-cysteine desulfhydrase, whose protein sequence is MRRPIDLATLYQPWPPSPLQDVQDEWLARRGVELRLKRDDLIHQWLSGAAGAHAPVDLYPPGNKWRKLTPNLRAAVEHGHTRLLTFGGAYSNHIRAVAAAGAAYGLSTVGVIRGDELADAPRNWSLARAEAHGMELVFVTRSAYRETLRGLGADGPGPLRALEERWGRAYVLPEGGTNVLAARGAAELVAELPGPGPGDVVCCAVGTGGTLAGIAAGLPAGARAVGFAVLKGAEGYLDREVAALHERGWGRAFGNWRIEHGYHGGGYGRVPAELAAFAAEFEARHGVRLERRYVAKLLWGVYGLVGRGELAPGSRVTAVITGPPDPAGPPGPAERVDPAGPPGPAERVDPGVPR
- a CDS encoding ATP-dependent DNA ligase, coding for MTSPSPEPPLQPPVDVALARVVPILPTAPPGRRLAYEPKFDGHRLLIFRLGDTVRMQARSGRIITRAFPDLAAAARPLPPGTVLDGEVVVWAGGRTDFAAVQKRAFAASESRAGRLARELPASYAAFDLLAIGAEDLRPLPYEQRRARLMALLEPLGPPLQAVPMTTDPELAATWYASLLEIGIEGLVIKELDQPYRPGRHWRKVRHSETRDAVVVGVVGPRLRPRALALVLPGDDAPLISAPLSTAVRAQLGTALRDLPDPQPPPAELPTALDRVGAEIAYRPIAPDLTVEVRQEGTVRHAATRVMRLRIPD
- a CDS encoding Ku protein, whose product is MRSIWNGNISFGLVSIPIKIYPATEDHSISFRQIHTSDNGRIRYRKVCELEDKPVESSEIGRAYEDADGALVPITEEDLAALPLPTTHTLEIEAFISASEIDPLQMGDAYYLGTSGAAGAKPYTLLREALKRSEKVAIAKYAHRGRERLGMLRVVGDTIALHRLLWPDEVREPAGVAPKEKVTVKPAELDLADTLMETLGEVDLNDLRDEYHEALEELVAAKVSGATPTAEPGERPAGAQVVDLMAALKESVRSAKEARGEEAGEEAETAEGEAGEEPEATVHELRGRKKAPAKKAAAAKKAPAAEKKTAAKRGGTKTAKAAKAAEAAEAEPAGKKQAGTKKAAAKKTAAKKATAKKQPGKRGTRTAS
- a CDS encoding TetR family transcriptional regulator, with protein sequence MSKRPRRAPTPEERKQCPERSRRLLLEAAMDEFSEKGFAGARVQDIADRAGLNKQLITYYFGGKEGLYRELGREWLRREATFNDPAVPFEELVVRYLREAFDDPRGIRLASWQALTGEVGDEPREDLSDMRRRQAAGELADDLDPAAVLLMCYAMVSAPATMPHAVRQIFGIEPDSPEFRERWEEQLRRIVRHLAA
- a CDS encoding glycoside hydrolase, which produces MRRRTLLAAAGTTVLGTALTTGTAWADETIGVDPGTDHGAWEGWGTSLAWWANLFGQRDDFADLFFTTKAVGYGGRSLPGLGLNIARYNLGGCAWTSVAGESMVASPNIPRFKQIEGYWYDWNSEDPASAAWHWNADAVQRAALAKAVQRGAVSELFSNSPMWWMCLNHNPSGAADGGNNLQSWNYRQFALYLATTARYAQDHWGVRFATVEAFNEPSSAWWKADGTQEGCHIDAAAQRTVLGHLRMELDARGLTGTRISASDETSYDLARTTWSSFDTATRALVDQVNVHGYQGSGGRRDLLYLDVRAAGKKLWNSETGDKDGTGLTLATNLCLDFHWLHPTAWCYWQVMDPSAGWALIHYDPDTAQPGAVQTKYYVLAQFTRHIRPGMRILETGSDHAVAAYDPRARRLVLVAVNPGAAQPLTFDLSRFGQVTGGPGGLVPRWSTQTSGTGDLYTARQDTALDGKRLSVPFAEKSVQTFQIDGVTE